In Desulfobacterales bacterium, the DNA window CCAGCATGCATTTTTCCTTTTCCGTTTCGCGCCTTGAAACGTTCATTTTTGCTCATCGCCCATGGGTCATCGGCTTTTTTCTTGCCGTCACCCTGGTAATGGCCTACTTTGCCTTTCAGCTGCGGGTGGATGCCGGATTCAGCAAACTTTTGCCGCTGCAACACGAATATATGAAAACCTACATGATGCATCGGCAGGAATTCGGCGGAGCGAACCGGGTGCTCATCGCATGCATGGTAAAAAAAGGCGATATTTTCACTCAGTCGTTTTTTGCGCTTTTTAAAGACGCTACCGATGAAGTCTTTTTTATTCCGGGCGTCGATCGGGCGCAGGTGTATTCCATCTTTACGCCCAATGTCCGGTTTACGGAGGTGGTGGAAGACGGCATTTCGGGCGGAAATGTGGTTCCTGATGATTTTCGCCCCACTCCGGAAGGGTTGGCCACCGTCCGAAAGAATATGCTCAAGGCCAATATCGTGGGAAGGCTGGTCGCCAATGATTTTTCGGGCGCCATTATCTCCGCCCAGCTTCTTGAGATCAATCCGAACACGGGCGAGAAGCTCAATTACATCGATGTCGCGCACGAGTTGGAGGAAAAGCTGCGAGCCAAATTCGAAGCCCGCGACGAGAATGTCACGGTTCACATCATCGGGTTTGCCAAGGTGATTGGGGATATATCCGACGGCGCCGGCCGCGTGGTGCTCTTTTTTGCTGTCAGCTTCATCATCACCGCCCTGTTGGTGTTTTTCTATACGCAATCCGTTAAACTGACGATCATTCCCCTGGCGGCATCCTTGATGGCCGTGGTGTGGCAGCTTGGCATGGTAACGGTGTTGGGTTTCGGCATGGATCCCATGGGAATCCTGGTGCCGTTTCTTATCTTTGCCATCGGCGTCAGCCACGGGGTTCAAATGGTCGGCGCCGTCCAGGCCGAGCTTTTTGACGGGGTCACCGGCTTTGATGCAGCGCGTAAAAGCTTTCGGCGGCTTCTGGTGCCGGGCGGCATCGCCCTGGCCAGCGATACGCTTGGGTTTATCACCATTTTGTTGATCACGGTTCAGATTATTCAGGAACTTGCCATTACGGCTAGCCTGGGCGTGGCGGCGATCATCTTTACCAACCTGATACTGATTCCGGTGCTGCTTTCCTATCTTACCTTTAACGCCCGGTACATCGAGAAATTGGCGGCGCGCACTGCGCATTTGCGGCTGTTATGGCGCGGCTTGGCCCATGTCACCCATCCGCAGGTGACGCTGCTCGTGCTGGTGATTGCAGGAGGGTTTCTTGTTTATGGTCTTTTTAAGGCCAACAGCGTTCAAATCGGAGATCTTCACAGCGGTGTTCCGGAGCTGCGGGCCAATTCGCAATATAACCTCGACAGCCGGATTATCAGTGAAAAATTCTCCATCGGCGTGGACATGATTTCGGTGATTGTGGAAACCGCCCCGGAAGGCTGCATTGATTATGACATCATGACCCTGATCGATCGATTTGCCTGGCATATGCAAAATGTGCCCGGCGTTCAATCGGTCGTATCTTTGCCGCAACTTGCCAAAACGATCAACGCCGGGTGGAACGAGGGCAGCATGAAATGGCGCATTCTGCCGCGCAATCGGGATGTGATGGTTCAGGCGGTCGCCTATGTGCCCACGAGCAGCGGCCTGTTGAACACGGACGGCTCCGTGATGCCGGTCATGATCTTCACCCGGGACCACCGGGCTCAAACCATTTCCGGAATCGTGTCCGCGGTTAAATCCTTTCGGACTCAACATGGCACGGAAAAAGTACGGTTCAGACTTGCGACCGGCAATGTCGGTGTCATGGCGGCCACCAATGAAGAGGTTGCGGCCTCTCAGTTTCCGATCCTGATGTACCTTTTTTCCGCTATTATTTTACTGTGCCTGGTGACCTTTCGGTCGGTTCGGGCGACGCTGTGTATTGTTCTACCGCTGGGGCTGGTTTCCATTCTGGCTTATGCGCTGATGAGCGCGCTTGAGATCGGGCTGAAGGTGTCCACGCTGCCCGTGGTGGCCCTGGGTGTCGGCATCGGTGTGGATTACGGCATCTACATTTACAACCGCCTGGAAAGCATTCTGATAACCGGGGAACCCCTTGAGGAGGCCTTTCATCGCACCCTTCAAATTACGGGCGTCGGGGTGCTCTTCACCGGCCTGACGTTGGGCATCGGCGTGGCCACCTGGATTTTTTCCCCGCTGAAATTTCAGGCGGATATGGGCATTCTTTTGACCTTCATGTTCCTGGTCAATATGTTGGGCGCCATTTTTCTGTTGCCGGCCCTGGCCCGCGTACTGTTGCCGTCAAAACAATAAAAAATATTTTTCCAGAATATCCCGATAGGTATAGATGGCGTTGACATATTGGACCGGCTCCATGCCGCGGGCATACCCGTTTCTAAGGGACGCGTAATATTTTTCCTGGGTCAGCAGCGGCAAGACTTCCTGCAAATCCTTCCATGAGTCCGGATTTTTCCCCAACCTTCCCGCCAAGTCCCGGGCGTCGGTGATATGCCCCAACCCGACATTATAGGCTGCCAGTGCAAATTTTACCCGGTTTTCTCCATTCACGGTTTCCGGTATGCGAGTCAATAATTCCGTCAGGTACGCCGCGCCGCCCTTAATGCTGTTTTCCGGGTTGACGCGGTCATTAATCCCCATCGCTGCCGCGGTTTTTTCCGTCAGCATCATAATCCCTTTGACGCCGGTGGGACTTTCGGCCAAGTTATCCCAGTGGGATTCCTGATAGGCCTGCGCGGCCAGAAGCTCCCACGGCATTCGGCTATTCACCGAGGCATCGAGAAACAGAGGCATGAGTCTGGGCAGCCGGCTTTTAATCCGGCGATGGAACATCTTATAGTCGACGTAATTTAACAGGTTTTTGATTCCGAAATAATGGTCGTTCAGTTCCGAAAGTTTTCCGGAAGCGTGAAACCGCTCAAACCAATCCGCCAATTCCTCCCGAAGCCAACGGCTGCCCGGTTTCAGCACCCACCCCAGCGGCTCTTCTTCATTGAGAGAAAAAGCGACCGCCAGTTCCGGAAAATATCGCCTGTTGATCGCGACAATATTTGAGTCGGCAATCGTGCAATCGATTTCTTTCCGCCACAGCTTTTCAAGAATTTCTTCGATGGACAGGTGATCGGTCGCCGCCCAGGTCAACCCCGGCACTGTTTTTTCAAGTTCCCTTAATAGCGCCTCATTGCGGCTGTCTTTGATGACCAAAATATGATATCCGGCCAATTCATTCGCATTCCTGGGCCTTCGGGCGCCACGGCGGTAAACCACTTGTTGCTGAACCGAATGGTAAACCGGGCCGAACAGATGGGCGGCACTCCGTTCAGCGGTTTTGGCGATACCGGCCGCAGCGATGTCGGCGTCCCCCGCCTCGATCGCCTGAAGGATTTCGCCGACATGTGTCATCGTTTTGATTGAAAGCTTGACTTTCAGATGGTCGGCGAATTGGGATATCATGTCGTATTCATATCCCATCGGCCCTACCGATCCCACGTAATAAGTGGTGGGCGCATTTCTGGTTAAAACCGTCAGAACACCCTTTTCGAGAATGGACTCCAGCGTGCTTTTTGGCTTCTTATAGGGAATGGGGTGGTTGGTCAGCGCAATATAGGCAACAATTTCAATGGCAAGAAATATCGCTAAAAAGGCCACCAGTCTTTCGGCCCGAATCATGACGACTCTCCTTGTTTGTTACGTTTTGCTCAAAAGGAGATCGCGATAAATCCTTTCGTCCTTTTCGGAAAACAAAACAAAACTTACTTTTTTGATTAAATCGTTTTTAGCCAGAAATTCACCCGTTGTGCGAATCGCGATACGGGCGGCCGCATTCATCGGATACCCGTAAACACCACAACTGATGGCGGGAAACGCAATGGTGGTCAGTGAATGCGCCGCCGCCAGATTCAGGCTGTTTTTGTAACAGGCGGACAGTAGAATGGCATCCTTTTCGGTTCCACTGTAAACCGGCCCGACCGTATGGATAACATATCGGGCCGGCAGATGATATCCTTTAGTGATCTTAGCTTCTCCGGTGGCACATCCGCCCAGGGTTCGGCATTCTGCCAACAACTCCGGACCTGCAGCCCGGTGAATGGCGCCGTCCACGCCGCCGCCGCCCAGCAGCGATTTATTGGCGGCATTGACAATGGCATCCACTTTCAAGCGGGTAATGTCACCGCAAACAATTTCCATTTTATCGAGAATCGATTTTTGCATGTTTCATCCCGTCCTTTGTTGATCCGTCAGGCATCACAGCAGGTCGTAAAGCGTATCATCCTTTGCCGGCAAGGAGCGCCTCTGGGCCGGGCCCGTTTTTCCTTTGCCATCCGGCAGAATGAAAGGATCCTCGCTTTCCAGTACATCGCCCATCTCCGCTTCAATGGAATCCGGGTCTTCTCCTTGCGCCATGCGGCGAAGGGCTTCGCTCATGCCCGGCCCCAGTTCAAGCCCTGTCATGTCGGTGAGTTTTCGCATTAAATCGGCGGCCTGACGGGGATCTTCCTCATTGATATGTTCCGCTTCCCGGCCGAGCAGCGCCATGGCGCGCTCCAGTTTTTGCTCATCGATCGGCATATCCGTGTCGGCCTCATCGGAGGCCCGACCGGTCACCGCGAAAACGGATACCTGGCGGGTCAGGGTGTCGCTCTTGCACTTCGGGCAAAAAGGCACGGCGGCGGTGTTGACGGTTTTGGAAAAAAAATTATAAATGGTATGGCAAACCCCACAATAAAACTCATAAATCGGCATGCCAAATCCTTTCTCAAATTAAGCAACTGTTTTTAATTGTTAAAACAAAATCGATCGCTAATATAGAATAAAGATTTTTTTCCTGTCAATGGTTTTGCTGCGCCTTATCGCGGCATTTGTTCCCCCGCCCGGCGCCCAAAATCCGCGCCGCCCCAATTCAATCGCGGCCGGAGGGGCTTATTTCCCTTGACAGATCCCGGATTCAAATGTTATCGGAGAGCCCATTATTAAGGCACGTAGCTCAGTGGGAGAGCGCTACCCTGACACGGTAGAAGTCGTTGGTTCAAACCCAATCGTGCCTACCATTTAAAGCAATTTGTTTTGGTCCCCCTCTCTGGTGGGGGACCAAAACAAAAAATCCACCCGGTGCACCAGCCCCCGACCTTTTTTACTTTAATCCGTTTCCATGAAACAACCTCGAAAATTTTTCTCACCGCTGTTGTTAGAATTATTGCCAAATCCTATTAAATTTTTTGGATAAATATCGTTTTTGGGCTCAACCTATAGGCATTTGTGCCTATTGACACAAATCTAAACTTAACTATAAGCAAACAGAGCCTTTTTTGATTGAATTCAGCGGGAGCGCTATCCTGATGGCATTATTTCCTTTAACTCTTTTATCTAATTGTTTTTCAATCACATATTAGCCATTCATATTTCTTGTTGTTTTTGTTTATATGACTGATCGAGCCGTATTCGCTAAATTTTCTAGGACGTAAAGAATAGTGTTATGTCTTAAAGGCGGATACCATCAGGAAGTGAATGAAGGACAAACAAATGCCGAGACTGACTGAACAGGAACAACAGGAGCTTATCCGCTACATCGAAGCGGATAAGCCATTGCCGGACAAATACCGTTTTCTTCTTTTCGACGAGAAGCGCGAGGTGGAGCTGGTCTGGAACGGCAAGACCAACGAGGTCTGCAATATCGTTCTTCCGTTTCAGGTGATCGAGCAGGTGGACGAACCAAGAGCCGAAAAACCTGAGGATACCGAAGCGCAGATGTCCCTCTTTGACGAGCGCGGCCGTCAGCTAAAGGGGTGGACGAACAAGCTGATCTGGGGCGACAACAAGTTGATCCTGTCATCACTCAAGAACGGGCCGCTCCGCGAAGAGATCGAAAAACAGGGCGGTCTGAAGCTGATTTACATCGACCCGCCATTTGACGTGGGCGCGGATTTTTCCATGGATATCGAGATCGGCTCAGGAGATAAAACAGACACCTTCACCAAGAAGCCCAACATCCTTGAAGAAATCGCCTACCGTGACACCTGGGGCAGGGGCGCGGATTCCTTCATTGCCATGATCTATGAACGGCTGGTGTTGATGCGGGATCTGCTGGCGGAGGATGGGAGCATTTATGTGCATTGTGATTGGCGGGTGAATAGTCATATTCGGCTGGTGCTGGATGAGGTTCTTGGTTCAGAACGGTTGTGCAATGAAATAGTGTGGCAACGAACCAATGCACATAATATGAAAACAGATGGATATATTCGGTCGAACGATACTATTTGGTTTTATTCAGTCGGCAACAAGTATACATTTAATGAGCAATATACAGATTATAGTGATGCTCAATTGAGTAGGTACAAAAAAGATGTGAATGGGCGGCTTTTCACAGGTAGAGACTTAACTTTTTCAGGTAAAAATCCAAATAGACAATTTGAATGGAGAGGGACAAAACCACCGGATAATCGTTCATGGGGAGCAGATTTAGAGAAACTCGAAATGTGGTGGAATGAAGGCCGTATTTTGCTCAAACAGGATGGAACTCCTCGGTTAGATGGGTTGAAAACCTACTTAGATGAAACGAAAGGTGGGAAAAGGTTAATTGCGAATTGGACAGATATCGGGCGTGTTGGGAATACTTCCGCTGAAAGAATTGATTACCCCACGCAAAAACCCGAAGCCCTCCTCGAACGAATTATCAAAGTATCTTCCAACGAAGGCGACCTCGTAGCCGATTTTTTCTGCGGCTCCGGCACCACAGCCGCCGTTGCCGAAAAGCTTGGCCGCAAGTGGATCGCCACCGACCTGGGCAAGTTCGCCATCCACACCACCCGCAAGCGCCTGATCGGGGTGCAGCGCAAGCTTAAGGAGGACGGAAAGGACTACCGGGCCTTTGAGATTCTCAACCTGGGCAAGTATGAACGTCAACATTACATCGGCATCAATCCGCAGATTACGCAGATGGACGCAGATTTAAGAGAAAAAGTAAAAAATAATCTGCGACAATCTGCGCCATCTGCGGATGAACAACGGGCGGAGATGACGCGGCGGATGATCGAGGAGAAAGAAAAGGCCTTTGTCGATCTCATCCTCAAGGCTTACCGGGCGGAGAAGGTGGAAAACTTCGCCGCTTTCCACGGCAAGAAGGCCGGTCGGCTCGTGGCCGTCGGCCCGGTCAACCTGCCGGTGACGCGGCTGTTTGTGGAAGAGGTTATTCTGGAATGCCGCAAGAAGCATATTACGAAAGTGGACATCCTGGGCTTTGAATTTGAAATGGGGCTTTTCCCGAACGTGCTGGACGAGGCGCGCGCCAAGGGCATTGACATTGCCCCGAAATACATCCCGGCCGAGGTTTTCGATAAGCGGGCGGTGGAGAAGAACCAGGTCGTGTTTCACGATGTGGCGTTCATTGAGGTCAAGCCGATTGTAAAGGCAGGTAAAAAGAAAAAACCCGCCTCAATTGCGGTGGAACTGACTGACTTTTCAGTGTTTTATTCTCAGGACTCGATTGCCAACGCCGAGGCTGCCATCAAGAACAAGGCCAGCCGCATCGTGGTGGAAAAGGGGCAGATCGTGAAGGTGAGCAAGGACAAGGACGGCATTGTCACCCGCGAGGTGCTTACAAAGACCTGGACCGACTGGATCGATTACTGGGCCGTGGATTTCAATTTCGAGAGCAAGCGTGAAATTATCCGGGTCCGGAACGAAGACACCGGCCAATGGGAAGAACGTTGGACCGGGGACTACATCTTTGAAAACGAATGGCAATCCTTCCGGACCAAAAAAGACCGCACCCTGGAACTGACGAGCGTTTTCCATGAGTGCCCTCCCGGACGGCGTAAGATCGCGGTCAAGGTGGTGGATATCTTCGGCAACGATACCATGACCATTGTGGAGGTTCGGGTATGAACAAAATTAAACAAATTGAAGTCTTGAAAGAGACCGTCACCGTGCAAAGAATGCACGAGGATGATTATATTTGCATCACCGATATTGCCCGTTATCAGGAACCGGAACGGACGGATCATGTGATTCAGAACTGGATTCGCAACCGAAATACCATCGAATTTTTGGGCATCTGGGAGAAGCTCAACAATCCGGATTTTAAACCCCTCGAATTCGAGGGGTTTAAAAAACAGGCTGGTTTGAACAGCTTCGTCCTTACGCCAACGCAATGGATAACCGCCACAGGGGCCATCGGCATCATATCTAAACGAGGACGATATGGCGGCACTTTCGCCCATAAAGACATTGCCTTTGAGTTCGCCTCGTGGGTGTCGGTGGAGTTTAAGCTCTACCTGATCAAGGAGTTTCAGCGGCTGAAGGAGGAGGAACTCAAACAACTGGGGTGGGATATTAAGCGAAACCTCGCCAAAATAAACTACCGGATTCACACCGATGCCATCAAAGAGAACTTGATCCCGCGGGCACTCACGCCACATCAGATAAACTTGGTTTACGCCTCGGAAGCGGATGTTTTAAATATGGCCTTGTTCGGCATGACCGCCAAACAATGGCGCGACGACCATCCGGGCGATAAGGGCAATATTAGAGATTACGCGAATATATCCCAACTCGTGTGCCTGTCCAACCTGGAAAACCTGAACGCGCTTTTTATCCAGGAAAAGACGCCGCAGGCAGAGCGGCTCCGTCAGCTGAACCGGATTGCCATACAGCAGATGAAAATTTTGACAAACGAAACCGGGCTCAAGCGCCTTGTAACGGGGGACAAATAATGGCCTTGCACAAGAACTTCCCCGATTCCCCCCACGCCGTCCTCGACCCGGACATTCGCTGGTTTCCGGCCGATGAGGCCTTGCGCGAAACAAGCATGGAAAAACTCATGCCGCCCCTGGTCTCACAACTCCGCAGGAAGGTGAAGACGTTCCGCGACAGCGGCTATGCGGGCGCGGCCGATACCAGCAGGAGCCTTCTCAACTGGTGGTTCAACACGCCGCACATGCTTGAGCAGGCAGATGGGACCATGTCCCGGTTTCAGTATTATTTCGCCCAGCGTGAAGCATTGGAAACAATCGTTTTCCTGTACGACGTTGCAGGCGTTCAGGATAAGCACGATATGATGCGCTTTGACGCCGGCGGCCTTGTATCCGGC includes these proteins:
- a CDS encoding zinc ribbon domain-containing protein — translated: MPIYEFYCGVCHTIYNFFSKTVNTAAVPFCPKCKSDTLTRQVSVFAVTGRASDEADTDMPIDEQKLERAMALLGREAEHINEEDPRQAADLMRKLTDMTGLELGPGMSEALRRMAQGEDPDSIEAEMGDVLESEDPFILPDGKGKTGPAQRRSLPAKDDTLYDLL
- a CDS encoding KilA-N domain-containing protein, yielding MNKIKQIEVLKETVTVQRMHEDDYICITDIARYQEPERTDHVIQNWIRNRNTIEFLGIWEKLNNPDFKPLEFEGFKKQAGLNSFVLTPTQWITATGAIGIISKRGRYGGTFAHKDIAFEFASWVSVEFKLYLIKEFQRLKEEELKQLGWDIKRNLAKINYRIHTDAIKENLIPRALTPHQINLVYASEADVLNMALFGMTAKQWRDDHPGDKGNIRDYANISQLVCLSNLENLNALFIQEKTPQAERLRQLNRIAIQQMKILTNETGLKRLVTGDK
- a CDS encoding MMPL family transporter; the protein is MHFSFSVSRLETFIFAHRPWVIGFFLAVTLVMAYFAFQLRVDAGFSKLLPLQHEYMKTYMMHRQEFGGANRVLIACMVKKGDIFTQSFFALFKDATDEVFFIPGVDRAQVYSIFTPNVRFTEVVEDGISGGNVVPDDFRPTPEGLATVRKNMLKANIVGRLVANDFSGAIISAQLLEINPNTGEKLNYIDVAHELEEKLRAKFEARDENVTVHIIGFAKVIGDISDGAGRVVLFFAVSFIITALLVFFYTQSVKLTIIPLAASLMAVVWQLGMVTVLGFGMDPMGILVPFLIFAIGVSHGVQMVGAVQAELFDGVTGFDAARKSFRRLLVPGGIALASDTLGFITILLITVQIIQELAITASLGVAAIIFTNLILIPVLLSYLTFNARYIEKLAARTAHLRLLWRGLAHVTHPQVTLLVLVIAGGFLVYGLFKANSVQIGDLHSGVPELRANSQYNLDSRIISEKFSIGVDMISVIVETAPEGCIDYDIMTLIDRFAWHMQNVPGVQSVVSLPQLAKTINAGWNEGSMKWRILPRNRDVMVQAVAYVPTSSGLLNTDGSVMPVMIFTRDHRAQTISGIVSAVKSFRTQHGTEKVRFRLATGNVGVMAATNEEVAASQFPILMYLFSAIILLCLVTFRSVRATLCIVLPLGLVSILAYALMSALEIGLKVSTLPVVALGVGIGVDYGIYIYNRLESILITGEPLEEAFHRTLQITGVGVLFTGLTLGIGVATWIFSPLKFQADMGILLTFMFLVNMLGAIFLLPALARVLLPSKQ
- a CDS encoding site-specific DNA-methyltransferase; the encoded protein is MKDKQMPRLTEQEQQELIRYIEADKPLPDKYRFLLFDEKREVELVWNGKTNEVCNIVLPFQVIEQVDEPRAEKPEDTEAQMSLFDERGRQLKGWTNKLIWGDNKLILSSLKNGPLREEIEKQGGLKLIYIDPPFDVGADFSMDIEIGSGDKTDTFTKKPNILEEIAYRDTWGRGADSFIAMIYERLVLMRDLLAEDGSIYVHCDWRVNSHIRLVLDEVLGSERLCNEIVWQRTNAHNMKTDGYIRSNDTIWFYSVGNKYTFNEQYTDYSDAQLSRYKKDVNGRLFTGRDLTFSGKNPNRQFEWRGTKPPDNRSWGADLEKLEMWWNEGRILLKQDGTPRLDGLKTYLDETKGGKRLIANWTDIGRVGNTSAERIDYPTQKPEALLERIIKVSSNEGDLVADFFCGSGTTAAVAEKLGRKWIATDLGKFAIHTTRKRLIGVQRKLKEDGKDYRAFEILNLGKYERQHYIGINPQITQMDADLREKVKNNLRQSAPSADEQRAEMTRRMIEEKEKAFVDLILKAYRAEKVENFAAFHGKKAGRLVAVGPVNLPVTRLFVEEVILECRKKHITKVDILGFEFEMGLFPNVLDEARAKGIDIAPKYIPAEVFDKRAVEKNQVVFHDVAFIEVKPIVKAGKKKKPASIAVELTDFSVFYSQDSIANAEAAIKNKASRIVVEKGQIVKVSKDKDGIVTREVLTKTWTDWIDYWAVDFNFESKREIIRVRNEDTGQWEERWTGDYIFENEWQSFRTKKDRTLELTSVFHECPPGRRKIAVKVVDIFGNDTMTIVEVRV
- a CDS encoding O-acetyl-ADP-ribose deacetylase, with amino-acid sequence MQKSILDKMEIVCGDITRLKVDAIVNAANKSLLGGGGVDGAIHRAAGPELLAECRTLGGCATGEAKITKGYHLPARYVIHTVGPVYSGTEKDAILLSACYKNSLNLAAAHSLTTIAFPAISCGVYGYPMNAAARIAIRTTGEFLAKNDLIKKVSFVLFSEKDERIYRDLLLSKT
- the mltF gene encoding membrane-bound lytic murein transglycosylase MltF, translating into MIRAERLVAFLAIFLAIEIVAYIALTNHPIPYKKPKSTLESILEKGVLTVLTRNAPTTYYVGSVGPMGYEYDMISQFADHLKVKLSIKTMTHVGEILQAIEAGDADIAAAGIAKTAERSAAHLFGPVYHSVQQQVVYRRGARRPRNANELAGYHILVIKDSRNEALLRELEKTVPGLTWAATDHLSIEEILEKLWRKEIDCTIADSNIVAINRRYFPELAVAFSLNEEEPLGWVLKPGSRWLREELADWFERFHASGKLSELNDHYFGIKNLLNYVDYKMFHRRIKSRLPRLMPLFLDASVNSRMPWELLAAQAYQESHWDNLAESPTGVKGIMMLTEKTAAAMGINDRVNPENSIKGGAAYLTELLTRIPETVNGENRVKFALAAYNVGLGHITDARDLAGRLGKNPDSWKDLQEVLPLLTQEKYYASLRNGYARGMEPVQYVNAIYTYRDILEKYFLLF